Proteins encoded within one genomic window of Ailuropoda melanoleuca isolate Jingjing chromosome 16, ASM200744v2, whole genome shotgun sequence:
- the LOC100472046 gene encoding olfactory receptor 1030 — protein MARGNSTLVTEFVLLGLTDCPELQPILFLLFLLIYLVTVGGNLGMLVLITMDSRLHTPMYYFLASLSCLDLCYSTNVTPKMLVNFLSEKKTISYAACLVQCYFFIAMVITEYYMLAVMAYDRYMAICNPLLYSSKMSRGLCIRLIVGPYVYGFLSGLMETMWTYRLTFCDSNIINHFYCADPPLIQLSCSDTFIKETSMFVVAGFNLSNSLLIILISYIFILIAILRMHSAEGRYKAFSTCGSHLVAVTIFYGTLFCMYVRPPTDKSVEQSKIIAVFYTFVSPMLNPIIYSLRNKNVKQAFWKLIRRSVLLK, from the coding sequence ATGGCCAGAGGAAATTCCACCCTTGTGACCGAATTTGTTCTCTTGGGATTAACAGACTGTCCAGAGCTTCAGCCCATCCTCTTTTTACTTTTCCTCCTGATCTATCTGGTCACTGTGGGGGGGAACCTCGGGATGTTGGTATTGATCACAATGGATTCAcgcctccacacccccatgtactacTTTCTTGCCAGTTTGTCCTGCTTGGATTTGTGCTATTCCACTAACGTGACTCCCAAGATGTTGGTGAACTTCTTATCAGAGAAGAAAACCATCTCCTACGCTGCTTGTTTAGTCCAGTGTTATTTTTTCATTGCCATGGTGATTACTGAATACTACATGCTGGCTGTAATGGCTTATGATAGGTACATGGCCATCTGTAACCCTTTGCTTTACAGCAGCAAGATGTCCAGAGGGCTCTGTATTCGCCTGATTGTTGGTCCATATGTTTATGGGTTCCTTAGTGGTCTGATGGAAACCATGTGGACCTACCGCTTGACCTTCTGTGACTCCAATATTATTAATCACTTCTATTGTGCTGACCCTCCCCTCATCCAGCTCTCCTGCTCTGACACTTTCATTAAAGAGACATCCATGTTTGTAGTAGCAGGATTTAACCTCTCCAACTCCCTCCTCATAATCCTCATCTCCTACATCTTCATACTCATTGCCATCCTGAGGATGCATTCTGCCGAAGGCAGGTACAAAGCTTTTTCCACCTGTGGGTCCCACCTGGTGGCAGTGACTATATTTTATGGGACGCTGTTCTGCATGTATGTTAGACCTCCCACGGACAAGTCAGTGGAGCAGTCTAAAATTATTGCTGTTTTCTACACTTTTGTAAGCCCTATGTTGAACCCCATCATTTATAGTCTGAGGAACAAGAATGTGAAACAAGCTTTTTGGAAACTGATCAGAAGAAGTGTACTTTTGAAGTAA